Proteins from one Ammospiza nelsoni isolate bAmmNel1 chromosome 18, bAmmNel1.pri, whole genome shotgun sequence genomic window:
- the MYO1H gene encoding LOW QUALITY PROTEIN: unconventional myosin-Ih (The sequence of the model RefSeq protein was modified relative to this genomic sequence to represent the inferred CDS: deleted 1 base in 1 codon), whose product MSPRAGGEQQRCWAGEHSLELLWLLCHVPPLIFQAWNPPRGAHSKAISSKKEEVDENGEEIMEGALIARDKVGVQDFVLLDSHTSEAAFLNNLRKRYQENLIYTYIGSLLVSVNPYQELDLYTVSQMQLYRGVNFFELPPHLYAIADNAYRVMCNEFNNHFILISGESGAGKTEASKKILQYYAVTCPTTEQLQTVRDRLLLSNPVLEAFGNAKTLRNDNSSRFGKYMDIQFDFKGAPVGGHILSYLIEKSRVVHQNHGERNFHIFYQLLEGGDKELLGWLGLERNPQKYAYLIQGRCAKVFSINDKNDWKIVRKAFSIIDFTEKDMEHLFGIVASVLHLGNIQFEEDSNGHAIIRDGSQIKWISKLLGAHLSILQEALTNRKIEARSEEVLSPLNVDLAFYARDAVAKAIYGRTFTWLVNKINGSLANKDSTQKTVIGLLDIYGFEVLDTNSFEQFCINYCNEKLQQLLIEMTLKAEQEEYELEGIEWEPIPYFNNKIICDLVEQKHKGIISILDEECLRPGEATDLSFLEKLEEKVGDHAHFVTRKLADQKTRKSIDWVDFRLLHYAGEVTYCAVGFLEKNNDLLYRNLKEVLCNSKNSIIRECFLLSELDNRRRPETVATQFKNSLTSLIEILMSKEPSYIRCIKPNENKEPGKFDDFLIRHQVKYLGLMEHLRVRRAGFAYRRKYELFLQRYKSLCPATWPHWHGPAAEGVERLIKHIGYKPEEYKLGRTKIFIRFPKTLFATEDAFEYRKHLLISRLQAKYKGFLGKRAYQKKRKAAIKLEACWRGALARRAAKKRTWAVQTIRKFINGFINRKKPLCEENRDFVRLSQYHYLMKLRDHLPKNVLDKSWLRPPSILEETSEMLQKLCVRNLVRKYCRGLTAERKVQLQQKVVTSAVFSGKKEGYLESLSQPFLETRLKESDLNPKVLQLIRGENIKYVTPVVKYDRNGFKARERLLVLTQSSAYVVEMAKIKQKIEYSTLKGISTSNLSDGIVVIHVPEDKKGDVILQCEHIFETVTKLCILANKQSVVKVVKGSLRFRVGSGKEGTMVFTVGPEPQVFKDKTGQLTVVSTPKRS is encoded by the exons ATGTCCccaagggcaggagga gaacAGCAAAGGTGCTGGGCTGgtgagcacagcctggagctgctctggctgctctgccacGTTCCTCCTTTAATTTTCCAAGCCTGGAACCCTCCAAGGGGAGCTCACTCCAAGGCAATTTCCTCCAAG AAGGAGGAGGTGGACGAGAACGGCGAGGAGATCATGGAGGGGGCTCTGATAGCCCGGGACAAGGTCGGGGTGCAGGATTTTGTCCTTCTGGATTCCCACACCAGCGAGGCTGCTTTCCTCAACAACCTTCGCAAGCGCTACCAGGAGAACCTCATCTAT acCTACATTGGCTCTCTGCTCGTGTCTGTGAACCCCTACCAGGAGCTGGACCTTTACACAGTGTCTCAGATGCAGCTTTATCGGGGCGTGAACTTCTTTGAGCTGCCCCCACACCT ctATGCCATAGCTGACAACGCCTACAGGGTGATGTGCAATGAGTTCAACAACCACTTCATCCTCATCTCTGGGGAGAGTGGGGCTGGCAAGACAGAGGCATCCAAGAAGATCCTGCAGTACTATGCAGTCACCTGTCCCACCACGGAGCAGCTCCAGACTGTCCGGGACCGGCTCCTGCTCTCCAACCCCGTCCTCGAG GCTTTTGGGAATGCAAAAACCCTGCGCAACGACAACTCCAGCAGGTTTGGGAAGTACATGGACATCCAGTTTGATTTTAAG ggagctccAGTGGGAGGGCACATCCTCAGCTACCTGATTGAGAAATCCAGAGTTGTCCACCAAAACCACGGAGAGAGGAATTTCCATATTTTCtaccagctgctggaagggggAGACAAGGAACTGCTcggctggctggggctggagcgTAACCCCCAGAAATACGCGTACCTCATCCAG GGTCGATGTGCCAAAGTGTTTTCTATCAATGACAAGAATGACTGGAAAATTGTCCGGAAAGCTTTTTCCATCATTGACTTCACTGAAAAAGATATGGAG CATCTCTTTGGAATCGTTGCCAGTGTCCTGCACCTTGGGAACATCCAGTTTGAGGAGGACAGCAATGGCCACGCCATCATCCGCGACGGCTCCCAGATCAAGTGGATTTCCAAG ctgctgggtgctCACCTGTCCATCCTGCAGGAAGCTCTCACAAACAGGAAGATCGAAGCCAGATCCGAGGAG GTGCTCAGCCCACTGAATGTGGACCTGGCATTCTACGCCCGGGACGCCGTAGCAAAAGCAATTTACGGAAGGACTTTCACATGGCTGGTCAACAAAATCAATGGCTCTCTTGCCAACAAG GACTCCACTCAGAAAACAGTTATTGGCCTGCTGGATATTTATGGCTTTGAAGTGCTGGACACAAACAG TTTTGAGCAGTTCTGCATTAATTACTGCAatgagaagctgcagcagctgctgattgAGATGACCctgaaggcagagcaggaggaatatGAACTGGAAGGCATTGAG tgGGAACCAATCCCATATTTTAACAACAAAATCATCTGTGACTTGGTTGAGCAGAAGCACAAAGGAATAATCTCCATCCTG GATGAGGAGTGCTTACGGCCTGGGGAAGCGACTGATTTGAGCTTCTTGGAAAAGCTGGAAGAGAAAGTAGGAGACCATGCCCACTTCGTGAC GCGCAAGCTGGCGGATCAGAAGACTCGGAAATCGATCGACTGGGTGGATTTCCGCCTCCTCCACTACGCTGGAGAGGTCACCTACTGTGCTGTGG gattccTGGAGAAGAATAATGATCTGCTGTACAGAAACCTGAAGGAG GTGCTGTGCAACTCTAAGAACAGCATCATCAGGGAGTGTTTCCTCCTGTCAGAGCTGGACAACAGGAGGAGACCAGAGACT GTTGCAACCCAGTTCAAGAACAGCCTGACGAGTCTGATTGAGATCCTGATGTCCAAGGAGCCCTCGTACATCCGCTGCATCAAACCCAACGAGAACAAGGAGCCTG GGAAGTTTGATGATTTCCTGATCCGACACCAGGTGAAGTACCTGGGGCTGATGGAGCACCTGCGGGTGAGGCGCGCCGGCTTCGCCTACCGCCGCAAGTACGAGCTCTTCCTGCAAAG GTACAAAAGTCTCTGCCCAGCTACCTGGCCACACTGGCAtgggccagcagcagagggTGTGGAGAGACTCATCAAACACATTGGTTACAAGCCTGAGGAGTACAAATTAGGAAG AACCAAAATATTCATCCGTTTCCCAAAGACCCTGTTTGCCACAGAAGATGCCTTTGAGTACAGAAAGCACCTGCTGA TTTCAAGGCTCCAGGCCAAATACAAAGGATTCCTTGGGAAAAGAGCCTACcagaagaagaggaaagcag CAATCAAGCTGGAGGcctgctggagaggagccctggCACGGAGGGCAGCCAAGAAGAGGACGTGGGCAGTGCAGACCATCAGGAA GTTCATAAACGGCTTCATCAATCGGAAGAAGCCCCTCTGTGAAGAGAACAGGGACTTTGTGAGGCTTTCACAGTACCACTACCTGATGAAGCTCCGAGACCACCTCCCAAAAAATGTCTTGGACAAGAGCTGGCTCCGGCCTCCCTCCATCCTGGAAGAG acaTCTGAGATGCTCCAGAAACTCTGCGTGAGGAACCTGGTGAGGAAATACTGCCGAGGGCTCACTGCTGAGAGGAAAGTGCAG ctgcagcagaaggtgGTGACCAGCGCTGTTTTCAGTGGGAAGAAGGAGGGGTACCTGGAGAGCCTCAGCCAGCCCTTCCTGGAGACCCGCCTGA AAGAGAGTGACCTAAACCCCAAAGTGCTGCAGCTCATTCGTGGGGAGAACATCAAG TACGTGACGCCCGTGGTGAAATACGACAGGAACGGGTTCAAGGCGCGCGAGCGGCTCCTGGTGCTCACCCAGAGCTCGGCCTACGTGGTGGAGATGGCCAAGATCAAACAGAAAATCGAGTATTCCACCCTGAAAG GGATCTCCACCAGTAACCTGAGTGATGGGATCGTGGTCATTCATGTTCCTGAGGACAAGAAG ggAGATGTGATCCTGCAGTGTGAGCACATCTTTGAGACAGTGACCAAGCTCTGCATATTGGCCAACAAGCAAAGCGTGGTTAAAGTGGTGAAGGGAAG CCTCCGGTTCCGCGTGGGCTCCGGCAAGGAGGGGACCATGGTATTCACCGTGGGGCCAGAGCCTCAGGTCTTCAAGGACAAAACTGGACAGCTGACAGTG GTGTCAACCCCAAAAAGGTCTTGA